A genomic region of Arachis stenosperma cultivar V10309 chromosome 9, arast.V10309.gnm1.PFL2, whole genome shotgun sequence contains the following coding sequences:
- the LOC130948822 gene encoding vesicle-associated protein 2-2-like yields MSKVHLLEIEPKELKFIFELKKQSSCSVQLTNITNHCVAFKVKTTSPKKYSVRPNVGVLSPKATCEFIVTMQAQRSAPLDMECRDKFLIQSTMVSSETTSDDVTSSLFVKDGSRYIEENKLKVSLTSKPNSPEFFPITGDFKNGLDHEKFQKHTTDEIQSPEPMALKNPDHHIFKELLKLEEDQDFKPTQHIEVKTMKDVEMPEESAVLKVSKDEKLNMVKDVEGMKPEKAELKVSKALDLNKINNIEEPKLEKEARLLSKDQELKPVMDVEELKPEKESELKLSKDLELETVKNVKELKPEKESELKVVKGIEELKLMKAIEEMKLKLDGLESKLNESAVTISKLTEERRLNYQETKILQEKLAEVTKRGPRKVQVGFPFLYVCMVALVCVFLGYHLDC; encoded by the exons ATGAGCAAGGTGCATCTTCTCGAAATCGAACCCAAGGAACTCAAGTTCATAT TTGAATTGAAGAAGCAAAGTTCATGCTCGGTTCAGTTGACTAATATCACCAACCACTGTGTTGCTTTCAAG GTCAAGACAACTTCCCCTAAGAAATATTCAGTGCGGCCTAATGTTGGTGTTCTTTCACCTAAAGCTACTTGTGAATTCATTG TTACAATGCAAGCTCAACGGTCAGCACCTTTAGATATGGAGTGCAGGGACAAGTTCTTAATCCAAAGCACAATGGTTTCTTCTGAAACAACTAGTGATGATGTTACTTCCAGCTTG TTTGTCAAAGATGGAAGCAGATACATTGAAGAAAATAAACTGAAAGTATCCCTGACCAGCAAACCCAATTCACCAGAATTCTTTCCTATTACTGGAGACTTCAAGAATGGGCTTGATCATGAAAAGTTTCAGAAACATACTACCGATGAAATCCAATCGCCAGAACCCATG GCTCTTAAGAATCCAGATCATCACATTTTCAAAGAGTTACTAAAGCTTGAAGAGGATCAGGATTTCAAGCCAACACAGCATATAGAGGTGAAAACTATGAAGGATGTAGAGATGCCAGAAGAATCAGCAGTATTAAAAGTGTCAAAAGATGAGAAGCTGAACATGGTCAAGGATGTAGAGGGAATGAAGCCAGAGAAAGCAGAATTAAAGGTGTCAAAAGCTCTggatttaaacaaaataaacaatatAGAGGAACCAAAGCTAGAAAAGGAAGCACGGTTATTGTCAAAGGATCAGGAGTTGAAACCTGTAATGGATGTAGAGGAACTGAAGCCAGAAAAAGAATCCGAGCTAAAACTGTCAAAAGATTTGGAGTTGGAAACAGTAAAGAATGTAAAGGAATTGAAGCCAGAAAAAGAATCAGAGTTAAAAGTTGTGAAGGGAATAGAGGAGCTGAAATTAATGAAAGCTATTGAAGAGATGAAGCTAAAACTAGATGGACTTGAGTCAAAACTAAATGAG TCTGCAGTAACAATATCAAAGTTAACAGAGGAGAGGAGGCTAAACTATCAAGAAACAAAAATCTTGCAAGAAAAGCTG GCAGAGGTTACCAAGAGAGGTCCAAGAAAGGTTCAAGTCGGGTTTCCATTTCTCTATGTCTGTATGGTGGCGCTTGTCTGTGTGTTCTTGGGATACCACCTTGACTGTTGA